The proteins below are encoded in one region of bacterium:
- a CDS encoding NTP transferase domain-containing protein — MKIIILAAGKGERLMPLTRNTPKPLLDMGNGLTLIEEQLASLRDSRIVDEVVLVIGHLAEQIEAKIKTYDVDGLRVRTVFNPFYAISNNLMSLWLARHEMTSDFLITNGDNLFTPGVFSDFCADTREGIWLATSEKGDYDFDDMKVSFDEGAIRRVSKEIEADEIDAESPGLCLVRGERARSIFVDHLELLARHSSSIDRYWLEVFNCLYERGVLVRPWTFDAASKWQEVDFHVDVDRMRELVRGSVRELKVASAVDAALRADSGDGSG, encoded by the coding sequence ATGAAGATCATCATCCTTGCAGCGGGAAAGGGCGAACGGCTCATGCCGCTGACCCGCAACACACCCAAGCCGCTGCTCGACATGGGCAACGGGCTGACTCTGATCGAAGAGCAGCTCGCCAGCCTGCGCGATTCTCGAATCGTTGACGAAGTCGTGCTAGTGATCGGACACCTCGCGGAGCAGATCGAAGCGAAGATCAAGACCTACGACGTAGACGGATTGCGCGTCAGAACGGTCTTCAACCCGTTCTATGCCATCTCAAACAACTTGATGTCGTTATGGCTGGCTCGCCACGAGATGACCTCGGATTTCCTGATCACCAATGGCGACAATCTGTTCACACCGGGCGTTTTCAGCGACTTCTGCGCGGATACCCGCGAGGGCATCTGGCTCGCGACCAGCGAAAAGGGCGACTACGACTTCGATGATATGAAGGTGAGTTTCGACGAAGGTGCGATTCGTCGCGTCAGCAAGGAGATCGAGGCCGATGAGATCGATGCGGAGTCACCCGGCCTCTGCCTGGTTCGCGGTGAACGGGCCCGCTCGATCTTCGTCGATCACCTGGAGCTTCTGGCGCGTCACTCGTCTTCGATCGATCGCTATTGGCTCGAGGTCTTCAATTGCTTGTACGAGCGAGGCGTACTGGTGCGCCCCTGGACTTTCGACGCTGCCTCGAAATGGCAGGAAGTCGATTTCCACGTGGATGTGGACCGGATGCGCGAACTCGTACGCGGCAGTGTGCGCGAACTGAAAGTGGCCTCGGCCGTGGACGCGGCGCTACGCGCGGATTCCGGAGACGGTTCCGGGTGA
- a CDS encoding glycosyltransferase, translating into MSLTDTSKPRVSVVLPTFNRASMLPLSLESILNQTYQDYEVIVVDDGSTDGTAALLDSVQHPRLRVLYQENKRLPRALNAGFDEARGELLTWISSDNYCAPMFLEALVGALDAFPEAGFASSAFAWIDEQAQITRFTRDQDLSYRGFLCMNPGTASFMYRREIQEQVGSYAPELEGAEDWDMWLRLVERAPAVYVPEILYYYREHPNSMTGQMPERVFKASQTVFQQALQRAGNELTLAQLYPVLSSGISPDDEADACHDFGTRLLRSPFCNPELAAAFLEAAFKRRPDSGEIAACLAVACARSGHEARTRELCEMLGIGDPATLPVIGPDPQNFRALQEEQRREFSWTASATTEIGSLDAISFCIISAGQRPEMLDAVVESIRAQNIPNAEILVSGAGTVPEGARKIEAGEAAAAGRLGEMRNRAVSEAKHPVLVIMDDDILLEPGWYEGLCSHGPDFDILTSQLRVPDGSRYWDHATFGGPRGHCMLAPWESDEHSYMTGGGAWVMQRRVADAVHWDEQRAFYEEEDIDFSRRCREAGFRITHNSESCAIHADGSYTCIGRHTFRRSEDRDVGWLHSKLGNAEASEVLELANTLLGEGQLAEAADCIRFVIECEPGVASVRELWSQLEAQNGGALPDNRWSSTGDSEIVQVLRRFGLGIERSRCRIVGKSSAGPSELGFNVFGFLSGNLGLGVSARQIVRLLRESGHRVCPVDIKVGGGRADHVPFSARSLEEQTPWPVNLFILNPSDLSLVLPNPPQAIRCQDRVNVCLPFWELTRIPPGWQAMLESMDVVLAASRFIEGSFLASLSNVAVRYFPQPLFVDAVGPPDRAGWGLPEEATVFVTSFEMASDINRKNPFAAIEAFERTFAPGDNARLVVKVNNSHSCPSFDVHVRELESRAAARPDILILDRVLSYSEVMSLYETADVMVSLHRAEGLGLSLLEAMALGKPVIATGWSGNLDFMDDDNSCLVGHTLVPVHSTTQAAYLPEFTGPDAVWAEPSIPEAVDWMARLHDDPELRKAIGKRAGAAFARRMESIDPSGLVAAVRRAAVLKGLPEIH; encoded by the coding sequence GTGTCTCTGACTGACACTTCGAAACCGCGCGTCAGCGTCGTGCTACCGACCTTCAATCGGGCGTCCATGCTTCCGCTTTCCCTCGAGAGTATCCTGAACCAGACCTACCAGGACTACGAGGTGATCGTCGTCGACGATGGTTCGACCGACGGCACCGCTGCGTTGCTTGATTCCGTCCAGCATCCCCGATTGCGAGTTCTCTACCAGGAGAACAAGCGACTGCCGCGCGCCTTGAATGCGGGCTTTGACGAAGCCAGGGGCGAGCTGTTGACCTGGATCTCGTCGGACAACTACTGCGCTCCGATGTTCCTCGAAGCTCTGGTCGGCGCACTCGACGCCTTTCCCGAAGCAGGCTTCGCAAGCTCGGCCTTCGCATGGATTGACGAACAGGCGCAGATCACCCGCTTCACACGCGATCAGGACCTGAGCTATCGAGGTTTCCTGTGCATGAATCCGGGGACGGCCTCTTTCATGTACCGGCGCGAAATCCAGGAACAAGTCGGTAGCTACGCCCCAGAACTCGAAGGTGCCGAAGACTGGGACATGTGGCTGCGTCTAGTCGAAAGGGCGCCCGCCGTATACGTACCGGAGATCCTGTACTACTACCGAGAACACCCCAATAGCATGACCGGGCAGATGCCGGAACGCGTGTTCAAGGCCAGCCAGACGGTATTTCAACAGGCGCTGCAGCGTGCAGGAAACGAGTTGACGCTCGCGCAGCTCTACCCGGTTCTGAGCTCCGGAATCAGCCCCGATGATGAAGCCGACGCCTGCCACGATTTCGGTACACGCCTGCTGCGTTCCCCGTTCTGCAATCCAGAACTGGCCGCGGCCTTCCTCGAAGCGGCCTTCAAGCGACGGCCGGACTCCGGAGAAATCGCGGCGTGTCTCGCCGTGGCCTGCGCCCGTTCGGGACACGAGGCGCGCACCCGAGAGTTGTGTGAAATGCTGGGTATTGGAGACCCGGCGACACTCCCGGTGATCGGACCCGATCCACAGAATTTCCGCGCTCTTCAGGAGGAGCAGCGACGCGAATTCTCATGGACTGCATCGGCGACTACGGAGATCGGCTCACTCGATGCCATCAGCTTCTGCATCATCAGTGCCGGACAGCGGCCGGAGATGCTGGACGCAGTCGTGGAGAGCATTCGAGCTCAGAACATTCCGAACGCCGAGATCCTGGTGTCCGGCGCTGGAACAGTTCCCGAAGGAGCGCGGAAGATCGAAGCCGGCGAGGCCGCCGCGGCAGGACGCCTGGGAGAGATGCGCAATCGTGCGGTTTCCGAGGCAAAGCATCCGGTACTGGTCATCATGGACGACGACATACTCCTGGAGCCGGGCTGGTACGAGGGTCTTTGTTCGCACGGCCCGGACTTTGACATCCTGACCTCTCAGCTGCGCGTTCCCGATGGCTCGCGTTACTGGGATCACGCGACCTTTGGAGGACCGCGCGGCCATTGCATGCTTGCTCCATGGGAGTCCGACGAGCACTCCTATATGACGGGTGGCGGCGCGTGGGTCATGCAGCGACGTGTGGCCGATGCTGTGCATTGGGACGAGCAGCGAGCCTTCTACGAGGAAGAAGACATCGACTTCTCACGACGCTGCAGAGAGGCTGGCTTTCGAATCACGCACAATTCAGAAAGCTGTGCGATCCACGCCGACGGGAGCTACACGTGCATCGGACGGCATACCTTCCGGCGCTCGGAGGATCGCGATGTCGGCTGGTTGCACAGCAAGCTTGGAAACGCAGAGGCATCGGAGGTGCTCGAACTGGCCAACACTCTACTGGGTGAAGGTCAATTGGCCGAAGCAGCCGACTGCATCCGCTTCGTGATCGAATGCGAACCCGGAGTGGCTTCGGTGCGCGAGTTGTGGTCTCAGCTCGAAGCTCAGAACGGTGGAGCGTTGCCGGACAATCGCTGGTCGAGTACCGGTGATTCCGAGATCGTGCAAGTGCTTCGCAGATTCGGTTTGGGTATCGAACGCTCGCGCTGCAGGATCGTGGGCAAGAGTTCCGCAGGACCATCGGAACTGGGATTCAATGTCTTCGGATTTCTGAGTGGAAACCTCGGACTCGGCGTAAGTGCGCGCCAGATTGTGCGCCTGCTGAGAGAATCGGGACATCGCGTCTGTCCGGTCGACATCAAGGTCGGTGGGGGTCGCGCCGACCACGTACCGTTTTCGGCCCGCTCACTCGAGGAACAGACCCCTTGGCCGGTGAACCTCTTCATCCTGAACCCGAGTGATCTCTCCCTGGTCCTTCCAAATCCGCCGCAAGCGATCCGCTGCCAGGATCGCGTAAATGTGTGTCTGCCCTTCTGGGAACTCACCCGCATTCCCCCGGGCTGGCAGGCGATGCTCGAATCGATGGACGTGGTGCTCGCAGCGAGTCGCTTCATCGAAGGTTCGTTTCTCGCTTCTCTCTCCAACGTCGCTGTACGCTATTTCCCTCAGCCACTCTTCGTGGATGCCGTCGGGCCGCCCGACCGTGCCGGCTGGGGGCTTCCGGAAGAAGCGACGGTTTTCGTCACGAGCTTTGAAATGGCCAGTGACATCAATCGCAAGAATCCTTTCGCCGCGATCGAGGCCTTCGAACGGACCTTCGCACCGGGTGACAATGCCCGACTCGTCGTCAAGGTGAACAACTCACACAGCTGCCCGAGTTTTGACGTGCATGTCCGCGAACTGGAAAGCCGCGCTGCAGCGAGGCCTGACATCTTGATTCTCGATCGGGTACTGAGCTACTCGGAGGTGATGTCTCTGTATGAAACTGCAGACGTCATGGTCTCATTGCACCGGGCCGAAGGTCTGGGACTGTCCCTGCTCGAGGCTATGGCTTTAGGCAAGCCAGTCATCGCCACGGGCTGGTCGGGAAATCTGGACTTCATGGACGACGACAACTCCTGCCTGGTCGGGCACACACTGGTTCCGGTGCATTCGACCACCCAGGCCGCCTACCTGCCGGAGTTCACCGGGCCCGACGCCGTCTGGGCGGAACCTTCCATCCCCGAGGCCGTCGACTGGATGGCCCGCCTGCACGACGATCCGGAACTGCGCAAGGCAATCGGCAAGCGCGCAGGGGCGGCCTTCGCCCGTCGAATGGAATCCATCGATCCTTCGGGCCTGGTCGCGGCCGTGCGCCGGGCCGCAGTATTGAAGGGTCTCCCCGAGATTCACTGA
- a CDS encoding PQQ-dependent dehydrogenase, methanol/ethanol family, translating to MPRLALILGLLLLAGCDRSGSGPAYDAPVPATDVSGDWPLHGRTLDEQRHSPLNAIHRGNIDQLGVAWSYATGTKRGLEATPIVIDGVMYATGSWSVVFALDAATGKELWRFDPKVPKAKGRDACCDVVNRGVAVHEGRVFVGTIDGRLIALDAFSGNLMWETLTTDPEQAYTITAAPRVVKGKVIIGNGGAEFGVRGYFSAYDARTGELVWRFYTVPASYEGPHEHPELEMAARTWSKDSLWKSGLGGTVWDSMAYDPELDLLYVGTGNSSVYLRRYRSPGGGDNLFLASILAVHPDTGRLAWHYQTVPGEHFDYTATQQMVLADLEIEGRKRKVLMQAPKNGFFYVLDRETGEFLSAEKFVHVSWASHVDSKTGRPVEREEANWEEERKFISPAVFGAHSWHPMSFSPDTGLVYIPAIEMPYIFDPDPNFQFVHRAMNTAENYSALQADFQNFQLKIPNPCGATRLLAWDPVEQKLEWEVRHESLIPGGVLSTAGGLIFQGGGGGVFSAYDAETGARLWSSEVGIGIMAAPVTYSVRGEQYVAVLAGVGGAMGLNAEGHSYENEGRLIVWKLGGNETMPDVRAKPEGRVTVKRIEVSREVVARGAEAYARHCLRCHGIGARSMGLLPDLRFSKSEVHEQWTAIVLGGTRGAHGMASFADLVSEEQAREIQAFVISRAHHEPGVIENLAEFFSTRVCMPVSLITD from the coding sequence ATTCCCCGCCTGGCGCTGATTTTGGGCCTTTTGCTGCTTGCGGGCTGCGATCGCTCTGGCTCCGGACCCGCCTATGACGCACCGGTTCCGGCGACCGATGTCTCGGGCGACTGGCCGTTGCACGGACGAACTCTCGACGAACAACGACACAGTCCGCTCAATGCAATCCACCGCGGAAACATCGATCAACTCGGGGTGGCCTGGTCCTACGCAACTGGAACGAAGCGCGGTCTCGAAGCAACACCGATCGTGATCGACGGCGTGATGTACGCGACCGGCTCATGGAGTGTCGTATTCGCACTCGACGCTGCTACAGGCAAGGAGCTCTGGCGGTTCGACCCGAAGGTACCCAAGGCCAAGGGGCGAGATGCTTGCTGCGACGTGGTGAACCGCGGAGTCGCAGTGCACGAAGGCCGTGTATTCGTCGGCACGATCGACGGGCGCTTGATTGCACTCGACGCGTTTTCCGGAAACCTGATGTGGGAGACGCTCACGACCGATCCAGAGCAGGCCTACACGATTACGGCCGCGCCACGCGTCGTCAAAGGCAAGGTCATCATCGGCAATGGCGGTGCGGAATTCGGTGTTCGCGGCTACTTTAGCGCATACGACGCGCGCACGGGTGAGCTCGTCTGGCGTTTCTACACGGTACCCGCAAGCTACGAAGGTCCGCACGAGCATCCAGAACTGGAGATGGCTGCGCGCACGTGGTCGAAGGATTCACTCTGGAAGTCGGGCCTCGGTGGAACCGTATGGGATTCCATGGCCTATGACCCGGAACTGGACCTGCTCTACGTCGGCACGGGAAATTCTTCCGTCTATCTCAGGCGTTATCGCAGCCCGGGCGGTGGCGACAACCTCTTTCTCGCTTCGATCCTCGCCGTGCATCCGGACACAGGCCGACTGGCCTGGCACTACCAGACAGTTCCGGGTGAGCACTTCGACTACACGGCGACGCAGCAGATGGTACTGGCCGACCTCGAAATCGAAGGTCGCAAGCGCAAGGTGCTGATGCAGGCACCGAAGAACGGCTTTTTCTACGTGCTCGATCGGGAGACTGGCGAGTTTCTGTCGGCCGAGAAATTCGTACACGTCAGCTGGGCGTCCCACGTCGATTCGAAGACGGGCCGTCCGGTCGAACGCGAAGAAGCCAACTGGGAGGAAGAAAGAAAGTTCATTTCGCCTGCGGTTTTCGGAGCTCACAGCTGGCACCCGATGAGCTTCTCCCCCGACACCGGTCTTGTGTATATACCGGCAATCGAGATGCCCTACATCTTCGACCCCGATCCAAACTTCCAGTTCGTGCACCGTGCCATGAACACGGCGGAGAACTACTCCGCACTGCAGGCGGACTTCCAGAACTTCCAACTGAAGATTCCGAATCCCTGCGGAGCAACCCGGCTTCTGGCCTGGGATCCGGTCGAACAGAAGCTCGAGTGGGAAGTACGCCACGAATCACTGATCCCGGGCGGCGTACTCTCGACCGCCGGTGGATTGATATTCCAGGGCGGTGGGGGCGGAGTCTTTTCGGCCTATGACGCCGAGACTGGCGCGCGGCTCTGGTCGAGCGAAGTCGGCATCGGCATCATGGCCGCGCCCGTCACCTACTCTGTTCGGGGAGAGCAGTACGTTGCAGTTCTGGCTGGAGTCGGCGGTGCCATGGGTCTGAATGCCGAGGGCCACAGTTACGAGAATGAAGGACGTCTGATCGTCTGGAAATTGGGCGGAAATGAGACGATGCCCGACGTTCGAGCAAAACCCGAGGGCCGGGTCACGGTCAAGCGCATCGAAGTGAGTCGAGAAGTCGTTGCCCGAGGTGCAGAAGCGTACGCGCGACACTGCCTGCGCTGTCACGGCATAGGTGCACGCAGCATGGGTCTCCTACCCGACCTGCGCTTTTCGAAATCCGAAGTTCACGAGCAATGGACTGCGATCGTGCTTGGGGGTACGCGCGGCGCTCACGGCATGGCGAGTTTCGCAGACCTGGTGAGCGAGGAGCAGGCGCGGGAGATTCAGGCCTTCGTCATCTCGCGGGCGCACCACGAGCCGGGCGTGATCGAAAACCTGGCGGAGTTCTTTTCGACGCGCGTCTGTATGCCTGTCTCACTCATCACCGATTAG
- a CDS encoding methyltransferase domain-containing protein, which yields MSLTSEAAKWIRNNTLPGEGIVITSHQRLCYPEVTGYFIPTLLSLGERGLALQYGRWLVGEQRSDGSFAGAGSASGFAFDTGQVIRGWIELVDSAPELEMPLRRACNWMLEAADSFNGRLPVPEAGGAWSLGTRGEVSEAIHLYTLDPLRRAGEHLDEKSYTQFAERSRDFYLRSIPLTNFERPECLTHFYAYVQQALIELGCEEVAAEGMQAVAHFQQTNGAVPGYAGVPWVCSTGLAQLAWVWLQLGEQERASAALDFLRNLQNPSGGFFGSYGPGASYFPSEEISWACKYAIETEQAAIAAHFDATVSDYAATISENDGRARAVVNRLQAVSPARILDAGCGKGRYATLLARHFPAAQITALDVSAEMLRHVPEGIETVQHGMLDLPFEDESFDAVLCVEALEHSVRPDEALREMVRVLRPGGCLVIIDKNRQKQGQLQIESWEQWFYPEDLMCRLAALGIQGRSELIAYEDHREADGLFVCWSGIRVSD from the coding sequence ATGAGTTTAACCTCCGAGGCTGCGAAATGGATTCGCAACAACACGCTTCCGGGTGAGGGAATCGTGATCACCTCACACCAGCGACTCTGCTACCCCGAGGTGACCGGCTACTTCATACCTACTCTGCTGTCGCTAGGTGAACGCGGACTGGCTCTTCAGTACGGACGCTGGCTGGTCGGTGAACAGAGATCCGACGGGTCGTTCGCAGGGGCCGGAAGTGCGTCTGGCTTCGCCTTCGACACCGGCCAGGTGATTCGCGGCTGGATAGAGCTGGTGGACTCCGCGCCCGAACTCGAGATGCCATTGCGCCGGGCCTGCAATTGGATGCTCGAAGCTGCGGACTCCTTCAACGGCCGGCTTCCGGTACCCGAGGCGGGCGGTGCGTGGTCGCTCGGAACTCGAGGAGAAGTGAGCGAAGCCATCCACCTGTACACACTCGATCCTTTGCGACGCGCGGGAGAACACCTCGACGAAAAGAGTTACACGCAGTTTGCCGAACGCTCGCGCGATTTCTATCTGCGTTCCATCCCGCTGACGAACTTCGAAAGACCGGAGTGCCTGACCCACTTCTATGCCTACGTACAGCAGGCCCTGATCGAACTGGGTTGCGAAGAAGTGGCCGCCGAGGGGATGCAGGCCGTGGCGCACTTCCAGCAAACGAATGGCGCTGTTCCCGGATACGCGGGTGTTCCCTGGGTATGTTCCACCGGCCTGGCTCAACTTGCCTGGGTCTGGTTGCAGTTGGGCGAGCAAGAGCGCGCTAGCGCGGCACTCGACTTTCTGAGAAACCTCCAGAATCCCAGCGGTGGCTTCTTTGGATCCTACGGTCCAGGTGCGAGCTACTTTCCGAGTGAAGAGATCTCCTGGGCCTGCAAGTACGCAATTGAAACCGAGCAGGCGGCAATTGCGGCCCACTTCGACGCGACCGTGTCTGACTACGCGGCGACAATCAGCGAGAACGACGGACGCGCACGGGCGGTCGTCAATCGACTGCAAGCTGTTTCTCCGGCGCGAATTCTCGACGCCGGATGTGGCAAGGGACGCTACGCAACGTTGCTGGCCCGACACTTCCCCGCCGCGCAGATCACCGCTCTCGACGTATCGGCCGAGATGTTGCGTCACGTGCCAGAAGGCATCGAGACCGTACAGCACGGAATGCTCGACCTGCCTTTTGAGGATGAGAGCTTCGACGCCGTGCTCTGCGTCGAAGCTCTGGAGCACTCCGTGCGACCGGACGAGGCACTGCGCGAGATGGTTCGCGTTCTCCGACCGGGAGGCTGCCTGGTGATCATCGATAAGAATCGCCAGAAGCAGGGGCAGTTGCAGATCGAATCCTGGGAACAGTGGTTCTACCCGGAAGATCTGATGTGTCGACTGGCTGCACTGGGAATTCAGGGAAGATCCGAACTCATCGCCTACGAAGACCACCGGGAGGCCGATGGCCTCTTCGTGTGCTGGAGCGGAATCCGTGTCTCTGACTGA
- a CDS encoding asparagine synthase, which translates to MGAFNPYCLSSYLAYRYVIGEAEAWKPGLAPSLPQVDFDEQIPVVDADQVERALAELVTPDSETGILLSGGIDSAILASYLPAGTRAYTIRFMAEGAIDESQMAQVYAERLGLNLQVVQVGWEDYQRDCDALMRNKSAPLHAIEPALFVAASQAKRDGLSRLVVGNGADSTFGGLDKLLARDWSFDAFVARYTFIDPAAVLEEPVDLRRVFEPFREADGIDAQAFLKSVHGLGIIQAFDNAVGLAGISLVEPYENLRFEGELDLVRIRNGESKYVLRALFERRFHGLEIPEKIAFARPMDRWLEDWSGPKRDEFLRFDIDAFSGDQRWLLWCLERFLDRCEAQD; encoded by the coding sequence ATGGGTGCGTTCAATCCGTATTGCCTGAGTTCATATCTGGCCTACCGCTATGTGATTGGCGAGGCTGAAGCCTGGAAACCGGGCCTGGCTCCGTCACTTCCACAGGTCGATTTCGACGAACAGATTCCGGTTGTGGATGCAGACCAGGTCGAGCGAGCTCTGGCGGAACTGGTCACGCCGGACTCCGAGACGGGCATCCTGCTCAGCGGCGGTATCGACTCGGCCATCCTCGCGTCGTATCTGCCTGCCGGAACGCGCGCCTATACGATCCGCTTCATGGCCGAAGGCGCGATCGACGAGAGCCAGATGGCACAGGTCTACGCCGAGCGTCTCGGATTGAACCTGCAGGTCGTGCAGGTCGGTTGGGAGGACTATCAGCGCGACTGCGATGCGTTGATGCGAAACAAGTCCGCACCTCTGCACGCCATCGAACCGGCTCTATTTGTCGCTGCATCGCAGGCGAAGCGCGATGGTCTTTCGCGTCTGGTCGTGGGAAATGGCGCGGACAGCACCTTCGGAGGTCTCGACAAGCTTCTGGCGCGGGACTGGTCATTCGACGCGTTTGTCGCGCGCTATACCTTCATCGACCCCGCGGCCGTGCTGGAAGAACCCGTGGATCTGCGCAGGGTCTTCGAGCCATTCCGCGAGGCCGATGGCATCGACGCTCAGGCCTTCTTGAAGAGCGTGCACGGCCTGGGAATCATTCAGGCCTTTGACAACGCGGTGGGTCTGGCGGGAATCTCGCTCGTCGAACCCTACGAAAACCTGCGCTTCGAAGGTGAACTCGATCTGGTGCGCATCCGCAATGGGGAATCGAAGTACGTGCTGCGTGCGCTCTTCGAACGCCGTTTCCACGGGCTGGAAATCCCCGAAAAGATCGCGTTCGCGCGACCGATGGATCGCTGGCTGGAGGACTGGTCCGGTCCGAAGCGCGATGAGTTCCTCCGCTTTGATATCGACGCCTTCAGCGGGGACCAGCGCTGGCTGCTCTGGTGCCTGGAACGCTTCCTGGATCGCTGCGAAGCGCAGGACTGA
- a CDS encoding DUF362 domain-containing protein encodes MLVSVAKSSTSYPKQAVFDPDTAYPEYPGSAISEQPNGVYRAVRDALALLGYDGAHFGQRDWNPLGQLITPGQTVFIKPNMVDDRHRFDQDLFSVVTHPSVLRAVADYVAIALKGRGKIVIGDNPHVDADFDKLREHCSLDALARNLRDTHGLEVEVVDLRFWHMPDLRYYGFKEGRRALSGDPKGETEIDLGRSSLLEGVPVWLLRGTYQNRLETIRHHFFGRHRYVFSNSILDADVFISIPKLKAHAKVGATLNIKGLIGTIANKNCLVHWRIGYPLLGGDEYPPPSRKIDYLKLYLQHLLSDLLPSRLYFRLRNFLNATALGRWYNRTISVEAQDRRMLRGAWESNDTIWRMTVDVYNAFVNDVARVRAKRGKQTRFFSVVDGIVGGDTDGPHFPHPVDSHVIVAGEDLLAVDLVAARLMDYRVSAIPYLNYLSQQEGLKLEDISIASDEFDIEVLRDPKREVLGFRPPYRWPSLSAQAKEPGPSFLP; translated from the coding sequence GTGCTCGTCTCGGTCGCGAAGTCCAGCACCTCCTATCCGAAGCAGGCGGTCTTTGATCCCGATACCGCATACCCGGAGTACCCCGGAAGCGCAATCTCCGAGCAGCCCAACGGCGTCTACCGAGCGGTTCGGGACGCCCTTGCATTGCTAGGCTATGACGGTGCCCACTTCGGCCAACGCGACTGGAATCCTCTGGGTCAGCTGATCACACCCGGCCAGACGGTATTCATCAAACCCAATATGGTCGACGACCGTCACCGCTTCGACCAGGACCTGTTCTCTGTCGTGACCCATCCCTCGGTGCTGCGCGCCGTGGCTGACTATGTCGCGATCGCTTTGAAAGGTCGCGGCAAGATCGTGATCGGTGACAATCCGCACGTGGACGCCGACTTCGACAAGCTCCGAGAACACTGCTCACTCGATGCACTTGCCCGGAATCTCCGCGACACCCACGGACTAGAAGTCGAGGTGGTGGACCTGCGTTTCTGGCATATGCCCGATTTGCGTTACTACGGCTTCAAAGAGGGCCGCCGTGCACTCAGCGGAGACCCAAAAGGTGAAACCGAGATCGACTTAGGCCGGTCCTCTTTGCTCGAAGGTGTACCCGTGTGGTTGCTGCGCGGTACCTACCAGAACCGACTCGAGACGATCAGGCATCACTTCTTTGGACGGCATCGCTATGTGTTTTCGAACTCGATCCTCGACGCAGATGTGTTCATCTCGATCCCGAAATTGAAAGCACACGCAAAGGTCGGCGCAACGCTGAACATCAAGGGTCTGATCGGAACGATCGCCAACAAGAACTGTCTGGTGCATTGGCGAATTGGCTATCCGCTCCTCGGCGGTGACGAGTATCCGCCGCCTTCGCGCAAGATCGACTATCTGAAGCTGTACCTACAGCACCTGCTGAGCGATCTTCTGCCGTCTCGATTGTATTTCCGTCTGCGCAACTTCTTGAACGCCACGGCCCTGGGCCGCTGGTACAACCGAACGATCTCCGTCGAAGCGCAAGACCGGCGGATGTTGCGCGGAGCCTGGGAGTCCAACGACACCATCTGGCGGATGACCGTGGACGTCTACAATGCATTCGTAAACGACGTCGCTCGCGTCCGGGCGAAACGGGGCAAGCAGACCCGTTTCTTTTCCGTGGTCGATGGCATCGTCGGTGGAGATACGGACGGCCCACACTTTCCGCATCCCGTGGACAGTCATGTGATCGTCGCGGGTGAAGATCTACTCGCCGTCGATCTGGTGGCCGCGCGCCTGATGGACTACCGGGTATCGGCCATACCCTATCTGAACTACCTGTCGCAGCAGGAAGGCCTGAAGCTCGAAGACATCAGCATTGCTTCGGATGAGTTCGACATCGAAGTGCTGCGCGATCCGAAACGAGAAGTCCTGGGCTTCCGGCCACCGTATCGCTGGCCTTCGCTCTCTGCGCAAGCCAAGGAACCCGGACCTTCCTTCCTACCCTGA